In one Xylanibacillus composti genomic region, the following are encoded:
- a CDS encoding ThiF family adenylyltransferase, whose amino-acid sequence MNERYSRQHLFAPIGRSGQEKLARASIAIVGMGALGSALADMAARAGIGEIRLIDRDFVEFSNLQRQMLYDESDASRYLPKTEAAAIRLAAINSEVSLIPRVADLHAGNAEELLHGTDLILDGSDNFTVRYLLNDYAIKMGIPYIYGGAVASRGVCYPVLPERGPCLRCLFPNPPERGTAETCDTAGVISPIIHAITAMQMAEALKCLVGDLDAVQKQLVQLDLWRNHWSQIDVSQAKRPDCPACAERRFEFLDDQTAVGWSQTMCGRNSVQIRPAQPASLDFDAMVKKLSPVGRVERTPFLLRFMPDDTHTLVLFPDGRALIQGTEDPTMARSLYSRYVGD is encoded by the coding sequence ATGAACGAGCGTTATTCGCGACAGCATCTATTCGCTCCAATCGGGCGAAGCGGACAAGAGAAATTAGCGCGGGCATCTATCGCAATCGTCGGCATGGGAGCCCTGGGCTCCGCATTGGCGGACATGGCGGCTAGGGCCGGGATTGGCGAAATTCGCCTGATCGACCGGGATTTCGTGGAATTCAGCAACTTGCAGCGCCAGATGCTATATGATGAATCAGATGCCAGCCGCTACCTGCCTAAGACTGAAGCGGCTGCAATCCGTCTCGCTGCCATCAATTCTGAAGTGAGCCTCATCCCCCGCGTGGCCGATTTGCATGCAGGCAATGCCGAGGAGCTGCTGCATGGCACGGACCTCATCCTTGATGGCAGCGATAACTTTACCGTCCGTTATTTATTGAATGATTATGCGATCAAGATGGGCATCCCCTACATTTATGGCGGCGCAGTAGCCTCCAGAGGTGTCTGTTATCCGGTTCTGCCTGAACGCGGGCCGTGCTTGCGCTGCCTGTTCCCCAATCCGCCCGAGCGAGGAACTGCGGAAACCTGTGATACTGCCGGCGTGATCTCTCCGATCATCCACGCGATTACGGCGATGCAGATGGCAGAAGCCTTGAAATGCCTTGTGGGCGATTTGGATGCAGTACAGAAGCAGCTGGTACAGCTCGACCTTTGGCGCAATCACTGGTCGCAGATCGATGTGTCTCAGGCCAAGCGGCCTGATTGTCCGGCATGCGCAGAACGGCGCTTCGAATTTTTGGACGACCAAACAGCTGTCGGCTGGTCCCAGACTATGTGCGGGAGAAATTCGGTTCAAATTCGACCAGCGCAGCCGGCCTCGCTTGATTTCGATGCAATGGTAAAAAAACTTTCTCCGGTCGGACGAGTCGAACGGACGCCATTTTTATTGCGTTTTATGCCTGACGATACCCATACGCTGGTTCTGTTCCCGGATGGGCGGGCCCTGATTCAGGGTACCGAGGACCCTACTATGGCCAGAAGCTTATATAGCCGATATGTCGGAGATTGA
- the sufB gene encoding Fe-S cluster assembly protein SufB, translated as MAKQMPEIGEYKYGFRDEHKAIFQTGKGLTPEIVREISRIKGEPAWMLEFRLKSLEQFNKMPMPKWGGNLDELDFDDIQYYVRPSEKQGKTWEEVPSEIKATFDKLGIPEAEQKFLAGVSAQYESEVVYHSMQKELEDQGVIFCDTDTALREHPEIFREYFGTIVPPSDNKFAALNSAVWSGGSFIYVPKGVKCEIPLQAYFRINSENMGQFERTLIIVDEDAFVHYVEGCTAPVYSTNSLHSAVVEIICRKNARARYTTIQNWAPNIYNLVTKRAVAEENATMEWVDGNIGSKLTMKYPAVVLKGRGAKGSVLSIAVAGKGQHQDAGAKMLHLAPETTSTIVSKSISKHGGKVTYRGLASFGRNSQGSKANIQCDTLIMDKESTSDTIPYNEILNDNITLEHEATVSKVSEEQLFYLMSRGLTAAEATQMIVMGFIEPFTKELPMEYAVEMNRLIKFEMEGSIG; from the coding sequence ACTCCAGAGATCGTTAGAGAGATTTCCCGCATTAAGGGTGAACCTGCATGGATGCTGGAGTTCCGGCTGAAATCGTTGGAGCAATTCAACAAAATGCCAATGCCAAAGTGGGGAGGAAACCTGGATGAGCTAGATTTCGACGACATCCAGTATTATGTCCGCCCATCCGAGAAGCAGGGGAAAACTTGGGAAGAAGTGCCTTCGGAAATCAAAGCGACTTTTGACAAGCTGGGAATCCCCGAGGCCGAGCAGAAATTTCTGGCAGGGGTTTCCGCGCAATATGAGTCTGAGGTTGTGTATCACAGCATGCAGAAAGAACTGGAAGATCAAGGTGTCATCTTCTGCGATACGGATACGGCGCTGCGTGAGCACCCGGAAATTTTCCGTGAATATTTCGGCACAATCGTTCCGCCGTCGGACAACAAGTTCGCCGCGTTGAACAGCGCGGTTTGGTCTGGCGGTAGCTTTATCTATGTGCCGAAGGGCGTAAAGTGTGAAATTCCGCTACAGGCTTACTTCCGGATCAATTCTGAGAATATGGGGCAATTTGAGCGGACGCTCATTATCGTTGACGAGGATGCGTTCGTGCATTATGTGGAAGGATGTACAGCTCCTGTGTACAGCACGAACTCCCTGCACAGCGCCGTCGTCGAGATTATCTGCCGCAAAAATGCCCGTGCGCGTTACACGACGATCCAAAACTGGGCGCCGAACATCTATAATCTGGTGACAAAGCGTGCGGTAGCCGAAGAAAATGCGACAATGGAATGGGTAGACGGCAATATCGGCTCGAAGCTGACGATGAAGTATCCGGCAGTTGTGCTGAAGGGCCGCGGCGCGAAGGGCAGCGTGCTTTCGATCGCTGTTGCCGGCAAAGGCCAACATCAGGACGCAGGCGCCAAGATGCTGCACCTTGCTCCGGAGACGACTTCGACGATTGTCTCCAAGTCCATCAGCAAGCATGGCGGCAAGGTCACTTATCGCGGACTGGCATCCTTTGGCCGCAATTCGCAAGGGTCGAAGGCGAACATCCAGTGCGATACGCTCATTATGGATAAGGAATCCACGTCGGATACGATTCCATACAACGAGATTCTGAACGACAACATTACGCTGGAGCACGAGGCGACGGTATCCAAAGTCTCCGAAGAGCAGTTGTTTTACCTGATGAGCCGTGGATTGACTGCTGCCGAAGCGACGCAAATGATTGTCATGGGCTTTATCGAGCCGTTCACGAAGGAATTGCCGATGGAGTACGCTGTTGAGATGAATCGTCTGATCAAGTTTGAGATGGAAGGCAGTATTGGTTAA
- a CDS encoding C40 family peptidase: protein MKRLLRAMGISLVALSIGVVSACANTNQDQARQQSVEDKNQKQKNKNGKSKQAQEKGNRSNQATSKNKKSQANNKGNKKRRILENDGLSNQRQFNLMQTPQQAIPIRDQQNEVRDDQVSVVEMNGEVYAPLLPLMRKAGFRFVQQDAETGAFQIGDHDIVYVLRSNSNQAMKEEATVQLPDAVREINGQPYVSIESLQQLFGNEITAEWDGSDRIQLQPAPDLMPNDTAQDLDFAEDPTGEDTEVWQSLDSEIWEAEAEPVLKNINIDSMINEARKYLGVKYKFGAKPYSSSNKRFDCSSYTRFIFDKYGVDLPRTARAQARKGTTVSRKSLKKGDLLYFYVPGRFKKEKTIGHVGIYMGNQRMIHSSPEPKDGVQITDINKSYWKETFVTAKRIVK from the coding sequence ATGAAGCGATTATTGCGGGCCATGGGTATCAGCTTGGTTGCGCTGTCGATCGGCGTCGTGAGCGCTTGCGCCAATACAAATCAAGACCAAGCACGCCAGCAGTCAGTGGAAGACAAGAACCAAAAGCAAAAGAATAAGAATGGGAAGTCAAAGCAAGCACAGGAAAAAGGAAATCGTTCTAATCAAGCTACTTCCAAGAACAAGAAGTCTCAGGCTAACAACAAGGGCAACAAGAAAAGAAGAATCCTCGAAAATGACGGACTTTCTAACCAAAGACAATTCAATTTGATGCAAACACCGCAACAAGCGATCCCGATTCGAGACCAGCAGAACGAGGTGCGGGACGATCAAGTTTCGGTTGTGGAAATGAACGGAGAGGTCTACGCTCCTTTGCTGCCGCTTATGCGCAAAGCGGGATTCCGATTTGTCCAGCAGGATGCGGAAACAGGTGCTTTTCAAATTGGTGATCACGATATCGTCTATGTGCTGCGAAGCAACAGCAATCAGGCCATGAAGGAGGAAGCTACTGTTCAGCTTCCTGATGCAGTACGAGAAATCAATGGTCAGCCGTATGTATCGATCGAGAGCCTGCAGCAATTGTTCGGCAACGAAATAACGGCTGAATGGGATGGAAGCGATCGTATCCAGCTGCAACCGGCACCGGATCTGATGCCGAATGACACCGCTCAGGATCTGGATTTCGCCGAAGATCCGACAGGAGAGGACACGGAGGTTTGGCAGTCCTTAGACTCAGAGATATGGGAAGCAGAAGCGGAGCCGGTCCTGAAGAACATCAACATCGACAGCATGATTAATGAGGCGAGGAAATACTTGGGCGTGAAATACAAATTCGGGGCGAAGCCCTATTCGAGTTCAAACAAACGGTTTGACTGTTCTTCCTATACCCGGTTTATCTTCGACAAATACGGGGTGGATTTGCCGCGCACGGCGCGCGCGCAGGCGAGGAAGGGCACGACGGTCAGCAGGAAATCTCTGAAGAAGGGCGATCTGTTGTATTTCTATGTGCCGGGAAGGTTCAAGAAGGAGAAGACGATTGGCCATGTGGGCATTTACATGGGCAATCAGAGGATGATTCATTCTTCGCCGGAACCAAAGGATGGAGTGCAAATTACAGATATCAATAAATCGTATTGGAAAGAAACCTTTGTCACAGCCAAGCGCATCGTAAAATAA
- a CDS encoding HD-GYP domain-containing protein yields MNIHVTELQPGDRLEKDIFNDHGILILSANAVLNRQDIDRLEFLRVDYVDILPRTSSDHDPFQDVAKREISQQLHDDFGDAVQTIRGMFEQVRAEGKLDGVEVEQTLNPLIEHFKQEQDVVNLLLSLNSKDDYTYQHSVQVGMISYYLAKWAGFREKEAYLVGKCGYLHDIGKSLISEDILLKPSKLTQEEFEEVKKHTLHGYEILSHSFREKELALVALEHHERLNGSGYPRRLAGTAIHPYSRIVAVADVYSAMISTRVYQEKRDLLAVLKELHRLSFEELDPYYVQVFIKHMIPNFIGKRLRLTTGEVGIIVMINNSDFFRPLIRLENRFIDLSAEMQYEVANVYV; encoded by the coding sequence ATGAACATTCATGTAACAGAATTGCAACCGGGAGACCGCCTTGAAAAAGACATATTCAATGATCACGGCATACTGATCCTTTCCGCTAATGCCGTATTGAATCGGCAGGATATTGACCGGCTCGAATTTTTACGTGTCGATTATGTCGATATTCTGCCGCGCACCAGCTCGGATCATGATCCCTTTCAAGATGTCGCCAAGCGTGAAATTTCGCAGCAGCTTCATGATGATTTCGGCGATGCCGTTCAAACGATCCGGGGCATGTTCGAACAAGTACGCGCCGAAGGAAAGCTTGACGGCGTTGAGGTCGAGCAAACGCTAAACCCATTAATCGAGCATTTCAAGCAGGAGCAAGATGTTGTCAATTTGCTGCTTTCGCTGAACAGCAAGGATGATTACACGTACCAGCACAGCGTGCAAGTCGGCATGATTTCATACTATTTGGCCAAATGGGCAGGATTTAGGGAGAAGGAAGCGTACTTGGTCGGCAAATGCGGATACTTGCACGATATTGGAAAAAGCCTGATTTCCGAGGATATCCTCCTCAAGCCATCCAAGCTGACCCAGGAAGAATTCGAAGAAGTGAAGAAGCACACTTTGCACGGATACGAAATACTGTCGCATAGCTTCCGCGAAAAGGAGCTGGCTCTCGTAGCTTTGGAGCATCATGAACGGTTGAATGGAAGCGGTTACCCGAGGCGACTTGCCGGTACAGCCATTCATCCTTACTCGCGTATTGTTGCCGTTGCCGACGTATACAGCGCGATGATCTCCACTCGGGTATATCAGGAGAAGCGCGACCTGCTGGCCGTTCTGAAAGAGCTGCACCGGCTTAGCTTCGAGGAGCTTGATCCCTATTATGTACAAGTGTTTATCAAGCACATGATTCCTAATTTTATCGGAAAGCGCTTACGCCTTACAACCGGAGAGGTCGGCATTATCGTGATGATCAACAACTCCGATTTTTTCCGTCCGCTTATTCGATTAGAAAATCGATTTATTGATCTTTCTGCCGAAATGCAATATGAGGTGGCCAACGTATATGTGTAA
- a CDS encoding molybdenum cofactor biosynthesis protein, producing MESRTWKIQCFAAVADQAGTNLIELELPADALTAAELKQAAAERHPKAGSLIATCFVARNRAYAREEDTVMPEDELAFIPPVSGGETGARYTDPGGRFCITYDHIDIEQVAGMVRHPDHGAELLFVGTTREHTYGQKTVMLEYEAYIPMALQTLAQIGEEISAKWNGAFCAITHRLGQVAVGEASVVIAVSSPHRAACYEASRYAIDRLKQIVPIWKKEIWEDGSEWKGAQTGPWDPTAAPIQGEST from the coding sequence TTGGAATCGAGAACGTGGAAAATCCAATGCTTTGCAGCGGTCGCCGATCAGGCAGGCACGAACCTGATCGAGCTGGAGCTGCCAGCCGATGCGCTAACCGCGGCTGAGCTGAAGCAAGCCGCAGCTGAACGGCATCCCAAGGCCGGCAGTCTGATCGCGACCTGCTTTGTCGCCAGAAATCGCGCCTATGCGCGCGAGGAGGATACAGTTATGCCCGAAGACGAGCTGGCATTCATTCCTCCAGTTTCCGGCGGGGAGACCGGCGCCCGTTATACGGACCCCGGCGGCCGGTTTTGCATCACTTATGATCACATTGATATTGAACAGGTTGCGGGAATGGTTCGACATCCCGATCATGGCGCAGAGCTGTTATTTGTCGGGACTACCCGCGAGCATACATACGGCCAGAAGACCGTCATGCTGGAATATGAAGCCTATATCCCCATGGCCCTGCAAACATTAGCCCAAATCGGAGAGGAGATCAGCGCGAAATGGAACGGCGCTTTCTGCGCGATTACCCATCGTCTCGGCCAAGTTGCCGTTGGCGAAGCAAGCGTCGTTATAGCGGTCTCTTCTCCGCATCGCGCTGCCTGCTACGAAGCGAGCCGATACGCCATTGACCGGCTCAAGCAAATCGTGCCCATCTGGAAAAAAGAAATATGGGAGGACGGGTCGGAATGGAAGGGCGCGCAAACCGGCCCCTGGGACCCGACTGCAGCACCTATTCAAGGAGAATCCACATGA